In Dioscorea cayenensis subsp. rotundata cultivar TDr96_F1 chromosome 9, TDr96_F1_v2_PseudoChromosome.rev07_lg8_w22 25.fasta, whole genome shotgun sequence, a genomic segment contains:
- the LOC120269271 gene encoding uncharacterized protein LOC120269271 — MALFRIHVSVILLALLLLFFSSSSFGVCLANAAHDPGLISLKRSLAEIPSFDNIIVDNNYSFILAASRTHRQDPFHDFKYYTGGWNISNVHYWTSVSFTAAPLFIIAVVWFLVFGLVLFSISCYYCCCSRRKYSYSRSAYAFSLVFLILFTCAAIIGCIVLYNGQGKFHGSTSSTLDYVVGQADFVVDNLRNFSGILSEAKNISVEQIFIPADIGGKIDAVGAKLNSSASELETRAADNSAKIKDKLDTVRLVLIVVAAVMLLLTLLGFYFSVLGQQVLVYILVIIGWVLVAATFILCGVFLIFHNVVADSCVAMREWVVQPQAHTALDDILPCVDATTANESRYQSKEVTYQLSNVVNQVILNITNKNFPPNARPLYYNQSGPLVPILCNPYTKDLNNATCNAGEVVFSNASQVWKKYVCSTAIVSGSEICTSVGRITPKVYNQMISAVSVSGGLEYYGPFLVQLEDCTFVRDTFGMIDENNCPRLNQYSKWIYIGLAMVSSAVMLSLIFWIAYARERQHRANNKHFIALSAPSPLSEKTF, encoded by the exons ATGGCATTGTTTAGGATTCATGTCTCTGTAATCcttcttgctcttcttctcttgtttttctcatcatcttcttttggTGTTTGTCTTGCTAATGCTGCTCATGATCCAG GTTTGATTTCACTGAAAAGATCTCTTGCTGAGATTCCTTCATTTGACAACATCATCGTCGATAACAACTACTCCTTTATCTTGGCTGCATCAAGGACTCACAGACAAGACCCTTTCCATGATTTTAAATACTACACCGGTGGCTGGAATATCAGTAATGTTCATTACTGGACT TCTGTGAGTTTTACTGCTGCTCCACTCTTCATCATTGCTGTTGTTTGGTTCCTTGTATTTGGATTGGTCTTGTTCTCGATCTCGTGTTATTACTGCTGCTGTTCAAGGAGAAAGTATTCATATTCTCGCTCGGCTTATGCTTTCTCCCTCGTTTTTCTAATCCTCTTCACTTGCGCTGCAAT CATCGGATGCATTGTTCTGTACAATGGCCAGGGGAAATTCCACGGCAGCACTTCAAGTACTTTGGATTATGTTGTTGGACAGGCGGATTTTGTCGTTGATAATCTTAGGAATTTTTCGGGAATTTTATCTGAAGCTAAGAACATCAGTGTGGAGCAAATCTTTATTCCTGCTGATATTGGGGGAAAAATTGATGCTGTTGGTGCAAAGCTCAATTCATCTGCAAGTGAGTTAGAGACTCGAGCCGCTGACAATTCTGCAAAGATTAAAGATAAACTTGATACTGT GCGATTAGTTTTGATCGTAGTTGCTGCCGTTATGCTTCTTTTGACATTACTCGGATTCT ACTTCTCTGTACTTGGACAACAGGTCCTTGTTTACAT CTTAGTAATCATCGGATGGGTTCTTGTTGCTGCAACATTTATTTTGTGCGGTGTTTTCCTCATTTTCCACAA TGTGGTTGCGGACTCATGCGTCGCAATGCGAGAATGGGTTGTTCAGCCTCAAGCGCACACAGCATTAGATGACATTCTTCCGTGTGTCGACGCAACCACCGCCAATGAATCGCGGTACCAAAGCAAAGAAGTCACTTATCAGCTATCAAACGTCGTCAATCAAGTCATCCTCAACATCACCAACAAAAACTTCCCGCCTAATGCCAGACCTTTATACTACAATCAATCCGGACCTCTCGTTCCCATTCTCTGCAACCCTTATACTAAAGACTTGAACAACGCAACTTGCAATGCCGGAGAAGTCGTCTTCAGTAACGCGTCGCAG GTGTGGAAGAAGTATGTATGTAGTACTGCTATTGTATCAGGGTCGGAGATTTGCACATCTGTTGGTCGTATTACGCCGAAAGTTTACAACCAGATGATCAGTGCTGTCAGTGTGAGCGGCGGTCTGGAATACTACGGGCCGTTCCTGGTTCAGCTGGAAGATTGTACATTCGTGCGTGATACATTTGGTATGATTGATGAAAACAACTGCCCCAGGCTGAATCAGTATAGCAAATGGATATACATTGGCTTGGCGATGGTTTCATCGGCGGTGATGCTTTCTTTGATCTTCTGGATTGCGTATGCTAGGGAGCGGCAGCATCGAGCCAATAACAAGCACTTCATTGCTTTATCGGCTCCGTCTCCTTTGTCGGAGAAAACATTTTAG
- the LOC120268240 gene encoding uncharacterized protein LOC120268240 encodes MIMAIRKPAWLEALNTQKFFIGCSIHETSKKNEKNICCLDCCTSICPHCLPAHRCHRLVQVRRYVYHDVVRLEDLEKLIDCSNVQSYTINSSKVIFIKKRPQSRQFKGSGNICTSCDRSLQEPYIHCSLGCKVDYVLRQKKDLSACLRTCETLTLSPDFLIPHEADPGDDEANYETTHSTVVEGDEAGVSSDSENLSLPCTDFTRKKRSGMLFVCSRSNKISNEDMGANMNRRKGIPQRSPLC; translated from the exons ATGATCATG GCGATACGAAAACCGGCATGGTTAGAAGCACTAAACACGCAAAAATTCTTCATCGGTTGTTCGATCCATGAGACCTcgaagaagaatgaaaagaacATTTGCTGCCTTGATTGTTGCACTAGCATTTGCCCTCACTGCTTGCCGGCTCATCGGTGTCATCGTCTTGTTCAAGTTCGTCGATATGTTTATCATGATGTTGTTCGATTAGAGGACCTCGAAAAGCTTATCGATTGTTCTAATGTTCAG TCTTACACAATCAACAGTTCAAAGGTGATCTTCATCAAGAAAAGACCACAAAGCAGGCAGTTCAAAGGTTCAGGGAATATTTGCACATCATGTGATAGAAGTCTTCAAGAACCATATATTCATTGTTCTCTTGGTTGCAAG gtGGATTATGTATTGAGACAAAAGAAAGATCTATCGGCATGTTTGAGGACATGCGAGACATTGACATTAAGCCCGGACTTTCTCATACCGCATGAAGCAGATCCGGGAGATGATGAAGCTAATTATGAGACTACACATTCGACGGTGGTCGAAGGCGATGAGGCCGGAGTCTCGTCGGACTCGGAGAACTTAAGCTTGCCTTGCACTGATTTCACTCGGAAGAAAAGGAGTGGAATGCTCTTTGTTTGTTCAAGGAGTAATAAGATATCAAATGAAGACATGGGTGCAAACATGAATAGAAGGAAAGGGATTCCTCAAAGGTCTCCACTTTGCTaa
- the LOC120268927 gene encoding uncharacterized methyltransferase At2g41040, chloroplastic, whose amino-acid sequence MEARSMASSIPLTLHPRFPSPSLSFRRFYARPPPRNLHPFLRFRASSSVVAAEPAVLQETQVQSNKSSVFDFLSCPICYEPLTRKGPSGLNLPAIYRSGFKCEICNKTFSSKDMYLDLTVTSGTKEYNEFKPARTELFRSPLVSFLYERGWRQNFDRSGFPGPDEEFNMAQEFFKPVAGGLLVDVSCGSGLFSRKFAKSGTYSSVIALDFSENMLRQCYEFIKNDESILAANFALVRADVSRLPFASGSVDAVHAGAALHCWPSPSNAVAEISRVLRSGGVFVGTTFLSTPVNSPFASATLRPLRQIFGQVTNSYSYFTAKEIEDLCKTCGLVSYTSKIQRAFIMFTAQKP is encoded by the exons ATGGAAGCTCGATCAATGGCTTCTTCGATCCCTCTCACTCTCCACCCTCGTTTCCCTTCGCCATCACTGTCTTTCAGACGCTTCTACGCCCGCCCTCCTCCCCGCAATCTCCATCCCTTTCTTAGATTCCGTGCTAGTTCTTCAGTCGTTGCCGCTGAGCCT GCTGTTCTTCAGGAGACTCAAGTTCAGAGCAACAAATCTTCTGTATTTGACTTTCTTTCATGCCCAATCTGTTATGAACCATTAACAAGAAAAGGGCCTTCAGGCCTAAACCT GCCAGCTATCTATAGGTCTGGATTTAAGTGTGAGATATGCAACAAGACATTCTCCAGCAAAGATATGTACTTGGATCTCACTGTTACTTCAGGAACAAAAGAGTATAATGAATTCAAGCCTGCCAGGACTGAGCTATTCAG GAGCCCTCTTGTTTCCTTTCTATATGAAAGAGGATGGCGCCAAAATTTTGATCGAAGTGGCTTCCCAGGTCCTGATGAAGAG ttTAATATGGCTCAGGAGTTTTTCAAGCCTGTGGCAGGTGGTTTGCTTGTGGACGTGAGCTGCGGGAGTGGCTTGTTTTCAAGAAAGTTTGCAAAATCCGGAACCTACTCTTCAGTTATCGCATTGGATTTTTCTGAGAACATGCTTCGCCAATGCTACGAGTTcattaaaaatgatgaaagtATTCTGGCAGC AAATTTTGCTCTTGTCCGGGCTGATGTATCAAGGCTACCATTTGCGTCAGGATCAGTCGACGCAGTCCATGCGGGAGCTGCACTGCACTGTTGGCCTTCTCCTTCCAATGCA GTTGCCGAAATAAGCCGAGTTCTTCGAAGCGGCGGTGTCTTTGTAGGGACTACCTTCTTATCAACGCCGGTAAACAGTCCTTTTGCTTCTGCGACATTGAGGCCATTAAGACAA ATCTTTGGGCAAGTTACCAACAGTTATTCGTATTTCACGGCGAAAGAGATAGAAGACTTGTGCAAAACCTGTGGACTTGTGAGCTATACAAGCAAAATTCAAAGAGCTTTCATCATGTTCACTGCTCAGAAACCATAA